One genomic window of Chitinophagaceae bacterium includes the following:
- a CDS encoding sulfatase: MNTNQDYFFILLIISLVISVSGCTYDVSDPQSPERKIIIVIIDGPRYSETWGDSSRQYIPYQSGTLQSRGVLFTGFYNDGITYTLPGHDQIVTGVNESIDNTGLQLPAFPSFFQYWRKQYNTAATDAWIITSKDKLAALADCNDSSFHQQYNPSTDCGIAGPGTGYRDDTTTLIHALEILQQYHPHLVLIQFKEPDASAHLNNWNGYINGIHQTDQYVKNIDAFLQQDSFYKEETDLIITNDHGRHKDGWLNGFISHGDSCEGCRHISLLATGPDFNTNQIIADTFTLRDLNATISYLLSVNNIYSEGKVIETALKK; the protein is encoded by the coding sequence ATGAACACAAATCAGGACTATTTTTTTATTCTATTAATCATTTCACTGGTGATTTCAGTGAGCGGTTGTACCTATGACGTTTCTGACCCGCAATCTCCGGAAAGGAAAATTATCATCGTGATAATCGACGGCCCACGCTATTCTGAAACGTGGGGAGATTCATCCAGACAATATATTCCTTATCAATCCGGCACGCTGCAATCAAGAGGTGTGCTTTTCACAGGATTTTATAATGATGGTATCACCTACACACTTCCCGGTCACGATCAGATTGTGACCGGTGTAAATGAATCGATTGATAACACCGGATTACAACTTCCTGCATTTCCGTCCTTCTTTCAATACTGGAGGAAGCAATACAATACAGCAGCAACAGATGCATGGATTATTACATCAAAAGATAAACTGGCAGCGCTTGCTGACTGTAACGATTCTTCCTTTCATCAGCAGTACAACCCTTCAACAGACTGTGGTATTGCAGGCCCCGGAACAGGATATCGGGATGACACGACAACTCTTATTCATGCGCTGGAAATTCTTCAGCAATATCACCCGCACCTGGTATTGATACAGTTTAAAGAACCGGATGCAAGCGCTCATTTGAACAACTGGAATGGATATATCAATGGCATTCATCAAACAGATCAATATGTAAAAAACATTGATGCGTTTCTCCAGCAGGATTCTTTTTATAAAGAGGAGACAGATCTGATTATCACCAATGATCATGGCCGACATAAGGATGGTTGGTTGAACGGGTTTATAAGTCATGGCGACTCATGCGAAGGATGCAGACATATATCCTTGCTTGCAACAGGACCTGATTTTAATACCAATCAAATAATAGCCGACACGTTCACCTTGCGTGATCTTAATGCTACTATCAGCTATTTACTCTCTGTTAATAATATTTATAGTGAAGGCAAGGTGATTGAAACCGCGTTAAAAAAATAA
- a CDS encoding class I SAM-dependent methyltransferase, which yields MSRISEEIANPVAGANQATTVKPADGKWRGNSKSATEGQQWDKSKEMNFTYTNLDKFIRYSLGENAHFSNAFYDGDYSLTLDQAQEKKYRMVTEQLRITKDSKVLDLGCGWGGWLMWLKKNIGCKAIGVNLSEGQDASCRKNGLEVYLKDARAVKPEDFGLFDAVTAFGSFEHVASVKDYLDGNQDKVYDDYFHNVANLLKPGGRFYMQAMVFSKNMLPYDQFDINAPKDSNAYILALLTKHNPDSWLAYGHEHIIRCAQPYMDKVFYNSGRLDYVKTNREWTKLFYKFQWGKYMWYLSLIPKYIKDKEFRYQLDVLRIRPNRVCFEREIMDHARLVFQKK from the coding sequence ATGAGTAGAATATCAGAAGAAATCGCAAATCCTGTAGCCGGAGCAAACCAGGCAACCACTGTTAAACCAGCAGATGGAAAATGGCGTGGCAACAGTAAGAGTGCTACTGAAGGACAGCAATGGGACAAGTCGAAGGAAATGAATTTTACGTACACTAACCTCGACAAATTTATCCGTTACAGCCTCGGTGAAAATGCCCATTTCAGCAATGCTTTTTATGATGGAGATTATTCATTAACCCTTGACCAGGCACAGGAGAAAAAATACAGGATGGTAACAGAGCAGCTTCGGATCACTAAGGACAGCAAGGTGCTTGACCTTGGCTGCGGTTGGGGTGGCTGGCTGATGTGGCTGAAAAAAAATATTGGTTGTAAAGCCATTGGCGTTAATCTTTCTGAAGGACAGGATGCTTCCTGCCGTAAAAATGGTTTGGAAGTTTATCTGAAGGATGCTCGCGCTGTGAAGCCTGAAGATTTCGGACTATTTGATGCCGTTACCGCCTTCGGAAGTTTCGAACATGTGGCTTCTGTAAAGGATTACCTTGATGGAAATCAGGACAAGGTGTATGATGATTACTTCCACAACGTAGCAAACCTCTTAAAACCAGGTGGACGGTTTTACATGCAGGCAATGGTGTTCAGCAAAAACATGTTGCCATATGATCAATTCGATATCAATGCCCCGAAAGATTCCAATGCATACATTCTTGCATTACTTACCAAACATAATCCCGATTCGTGGCTTGCTTACGGGCATGAGCACATCATACGTTGCGCTCAACCCTATATGGATAAGGTTTTTTATAACAGCGGCCGTCTTGATTATGTTAAAACGAACCGCGAATGGACCAAACTATTCTACAAGTTTCAGTGGGGAAAATACATGTGGTACCTGTCGTTGATCCCAAAATATATTAAGGACAAGGAATTCCGTTACCAATTAGATGTATTAAGAATCCGCCCTAACCGCGTTTGCTTTGAACGCGAAATCATGGATCATGCTAGATTGGTTTTTCAAAAAAAGTAA